The proteins below are encoded in one region of Pelagibacterium flavum:
- a CDS encoding acetyl-CoA C-acetyltransferase, with product MTQTLRKVAIVGSARIPFCRAYTGYENETNLSMLSTAIGGLAEKYGLKGQRIGEVMAGSVISHSKDFNLAREALLDAGLSPQTPGTTIQIACGTSLQAALTLGAKIATGEIDSGIAAGSDTVSDSPVVLGPKMQKRMIALSRARTTGEKLSVFKGFNFGEITPVAPSTQEPRTGLSMGEHCELMAKQWGISREAQDVLALRSHQNAAAAYDEGFHDDLIVPCAGIFKDNNVRPDTSLEKMATMKPAFDKKSGKGTLTAANSTPLTDGASSVLLASEEWARERGLPILGYLTMGAVSANDFAHGDGLLMAPTIAVSDLMRRSGLSFADIDLFELHEAFAAQVLCTLAAWEDPDYNRAVLGRDDPLGAVPVDKINVFGSSLAYGHPFAATGARILGMTAKMLNTLEKSRALISVCTAGGMGVAAIVEKAS from the coding sequence ATGACACAGACACTGCGCAAAGTCGCCATCGTGGGATCGGCGCGCATCCCGTTCTGCCGCGCCTATACCGGCTATGAAAATGAAACCAATCTCTCGATGCTTTCGACCGCCATTGGCGGGCTGGCCGAAAAATACGGGCTGAAGGGCCAGCGGATCGGGGAAGTGATGGCCGGCTCGGTCATCTCCCATTCCAAGGACTTCAACCTGGCCCGTGAGGCGCTGCTCGATGCGGGCCTGTCGCCGCAAACGCCGGGCACGACAATCCAGATCGCCTGCGGAACGTCACTGCAGGCGGCCCTGACGCTGGGGGCCAAGATCGCGACCGGTGAAATCGACAGCGGTATCGCTGCAGGGTCCGATACCGTTTCGGACAGTCCCGTGGTTCTGGGACCCAAAATGCAAAAGCGCATGATCGCGCTATCGCGGGCCCGGACGACAGGCGAGAAGCTCTCGGTCTTCAAGGGTTTCAACTTCGGTGAAATCACCCCGGTTGCCCCTTCGACCCAGGAGCCTCGGACAGGATTGTCGATGGGCGAGCATTGCGAGTTGATGGCCAAGCAATGGGGCATTTCGCGCGAGGCGCAGGATGTCCTGGCACTGCGCAGCCATCAGAACGCCGCGGCCGCCTATGATGAGGGATTTCACGACGACCTCATCGTGCCCTGTGCCGGCATCTTCAAGGACAACAATGTCCGGCCCGATACCAGCCTTGAGAAAATGGCGACCATGAAGCCCGCTTTCGACAAGAAATCGGGCAAGGGAACGCTGACGGCGGCCAATTCCACGCCGCTGACCGACGGCGCCTCCTCGGTGCTGCTGGCCAGCGAGGAGTGGGCGCGCGAGCGCGGGTTGCCAATCCTTGGCTATCTCACCATGGGGGCCGTTTCGGCCAACGACTTTGCCCATGGCGACGGGCTTTTGATGGCCCCGACCATCGCGGTTTCGGACCTGATGCGGCGGAGCGGGCTGAGCTTTGCCGATATCGACCTGTTCGAGCTGCACGAAGCCTTTGCCGCGCAGGTGCTGTGCACGTTGGCCGCATGGGAAGATCCTGACTACAATCGGGCCGTTTTGGGGCGAGATGATCCGCTTGGAGCCGTTCCTGTGGATAAAATTAACGTGTTTGGCTCCTCTCTCGCATATGGTCATCCTTTTGCGGCGACGGGAGCGCGCATTTTGGGCATGACAGCCAAGATGTTGAATACACTTGAAAAAAGCCGCGCATTGATTTCGGTCTGTACAGCTGGCGGCATGGGCGTGGCGGCAATTGTGGAGAAAGCGTCTTAA
- a CDS encoding peptide ABC transporter substrate-binding protein — protein sequence MTRTTKLLAALAATTFLVAPAMAANVPDGVTLAEDQSFTYRVLDEHSSVDPQIVEDVSGSEIVRDLFEGLLNQDASGELVPGVATEWTANEDNTEWTFTLRDDAMWSDGTPVTAGDFVYAWQRLVDPDLASPYAWFGELMSIENAGAIIAGEMEPSELGVEAVDDHTLVVRLTDPLPYFPAMTTHASTFPSPSWVIEEHGDEWTRPENIVTNGAYTLSEHVPQERSVRVKSDTYWDAENTVLETVTALIINDENQALTRFLAGELDRTEIPTGEYPRLAEEYPDTAISFPRLCTYYYNVNLREAGPEALKDVNVRKALAYAIDRNVITDQILQGGQIPAYTFTPGATANFEVPSVEFGEMSQAERDEMAVQLLEEAGYGADNPLELSILYNTDEAHRELATVIGQMWEQKLGVQTTLDNMEWNTFLEARGNGDYEIARAGWCGDYNEASTFLDLMDTDSGYNDSAYSNPEVDELLAEAKTMSDPSENYTQIEQIIAEDMPVIPLYHYAGVYMLNPQIQEWPVNNVEQNWYSKDLYRVAE from the coding sequence ATGACACGTACTACCAAGCTGTTGGCGGCACTTGCCGCGACGACTTTCCTCGTCGCGCCCGCCATGGCAGCAAATGTTCCGGACGGCGTAACGCTGGCCGAAGACCAGAGCTTTACCTATCGCGTCCTCGACGAGCACAGCTCGGTCGATCCCCAGATCGTGGAAGACGTTTCGGGCTCGGAAATCGTGCGCGATCTGTTTGAGGGCCTGCTCAATCAGGACGCCAGCGGCGAACTCGTTCCCGGCGTGGCCACCGAGTGGACTGCCAACGAAGACAACACCGAATGGACCTTCACCCTGCGTGACGATGCCATGTGGTCCGACGGCACCCCGGTAACAGCCGGCGACTTTGTTTACGCCTGGCAGCGCCTTGTCGATCCTGATCTGGCTTCGCCCTATGCCTGGTTCGGCGAATTGATGTCGATCGAGAATGCCGGCGCCATCATCGCTGGCGAAATGGAGCCTTCCGAACTCGGCGTTGAGGCTGTCGACGACCACACGCTGGTCGTGCGCCTGACTGATCCGCTCCCCTATTTCCCGGCCATGACCACGCACGCTTCGACCTTCCCCTCCCCCAGCTGGGTGATCGAAGAGCATGGCGATGAGTGGACCCGTCCGGAAAACATCGTCACCAACGGCGCCTACACGCTCTCCGAGCACGTTCCGCAGGAGCGTTCGGTTCGCGTCAAGTCCGATACCTATTGGGATGCGGAAAACACCGTTCTCGAAACCGTCACGGCTCTCATCATCAACGATGAAAACCAGGCCCTGACACGTTTCCTCGCCGGTGAACTCGACCGCACGGAAATCCCGACAGGCGAATATCCGCGTCTGGCCGAGGAGTATCCCGATACCGCGATCTCGTTCCCGCGCCTGTGCACCTATTACTACAACGTCAACCTGCGTGAAGCCGGTCCTGAAGCTCTCAAGGACGTCAACGTCCGCAAGGCTCTGGCCTATGCCATCGATCGCAACGTGATCACCGACCAGATCCTGCAGGGTGGCCAGATCCCGGCTTATACGTTTACCCCGGGCGCAACGGCCAACTTCGAGGTTCCCTCGGTCGAATTTGGTGAAATGAGCCAGGCCGAGCGCGACGAAATGGCCGTGCAGCTTCTCGAAGAAGCCGGCTACGGCGCCGACAACCCGCTCGAACTTTCGATCCTGTACAACACCGACGAAGCGCACCGCGAACTGGCCACTGTCATCGGCCAGATGTGGGAGCAGAAGCTGGGCGTTCAGACCACGCTCGACAACATGGAATGGAATACGTTCCTTGAAGCGCGCGGCAATGGCGATTACGAAATCGCTCGTGCCGGCTGGTGCGGTGATTACAACGAAGCCTCGACCTTCCTTGATCTGATGGATACGGATTCCGGCTACAACGACTCCGCCTATTCCAATCCGGAAGTCGACGAGCTGCTGGCCGAAGCCAAGACGATGTCCGATCCGAGCGAAAACTACACGCAGATCGAGCAGATCATCGCCGAGGACATGCCTGTTATTCCGCTCTACCACTATGCTGGCGTCTACATGCTGAATCCGCAGATTCAGGAATGGCCCGTCAACAACGTCGAGCAGAACTGGTACTCGAAAGACCTTTATCGGGTCGCCGAGTAA
- the oppB gene encoding oligopeptide ABC transporter permease OppB, whose protein sequence is MLKYILRRLGVAIPTLLLLIIFSFVLMRLAPGGPFNSERPLPPQVLANIEAKYGLDQPWHLQLWEYMVGIITRFDFGPSFAYTDRTVNDIIAQGFPVTLTYGTWSFVLAVLLGCSLGIAAAVRHNTWLDYLSVGTSIGAQVLPNFVMAPILVIVFTLWLGWLPGGGWYGGQWNYVIMPVIALGTSYMASIARITRSSMLEVLNSNFIRTARAKGMPARHVIIRHALKPALMPLLSYLGPAFVGMVTGSVIIDVYFSTGGIGQLFTNSAFNRDYSVIMGITILLGTLTIAFNLIVDILYAWIDPRIRY, encoded by the coding sequence ATGTTGAAATATATCCTCAGGCGCCTCGGGGTCGCGATCCCGACGCTTTTGCTTTTGATTATCTTTTCGTTCGTTCTGATGCGGCTGGCGCCCGGTGGGCCGTTCAATTCCGAACGCCCGTTGCCGCCGCAGGTGCTGGCCAATATTGAAGCCAAATATGGCCTCGATCAGCCCTGGCATCTGCAGCTCTGGGAATACATGGTCGGGATCATCACCCGTTTTGATTTCGGGCCGTCCTTTGCCTATACCGATCGCACGGTCAACGACATCATCGCCCAGGGTTTTCCGGTTACGCTGACCTATGGCACCTGGTCGTTCGTTCTGGCCGTTCTGCTCGGCTGCTCGCTGGGGATTGCCGCTGCGGTGCGCCATAATACATGGCTCGATTATCTCTCGGTCGGCACCTCGATCGGAGCGCAGGTGTTGCCGAACTTCGTCATGGCACCCATTCTGGTGATCGTCTTCACGCTCTGGCTGGGCTGGCTGCCGGGCGGGGGCTGGTATGGCGGGCAGTGGAATTACGTGATCATGCCGGTGATCGCGCTGGGTACCAGCTACATGGCCTCCATCGCCCGCATCACGCGCTCGTCAATGCTCGAAGTTCTCAATTCCAATTTCATTCGCACGGCGCGCGCCAAAGGCATGCCGGCCAGGCATGTCATCATCAGGCATGCGCTCAAGCCGGCGCTGATGCCGCTGCTGTCCTATCTCGGCCCGGCCTTTGTGGGCATGGTCACCGGCTCGGTGATCATCGACGTGTATTTCTCCACGGGCGGTATCGGGCAGTTGTTCACCAATTCGGCCTTTAACCGGGACTATTCGGTCATCATGGGCATCACGATCCTTCTGGGCACGTTGACCATCGCGTTCAACCTGATCGTGGACATACTTTATGCGTGGATTGACCCACGCATCCGCTACTAG
- a CDS encoding ABC transporter permease subunit produces the protein MVLRPVRVEASADPIDVDDANYEISTKGRSLWADAARRFFKHAPSVVSLIVLILVALFAFTGHFFAAWTNAEIDWSVLGNVRVAGAPSLESGHYFGTDDLGRDLFSRVVQGSQISLMVGFVGAGIAVIVGTFYGAVAGYFGGRIDSIMMRIVDILLSIPYMFVLILLLVVFGRSITMLYVGIGLLSWLDMSRIVRGQTLSLKEKEFVEAARAGGAGHFTIIFRHIVPNLMGIVVVYATLLVPQMILTESFISFLGLGVQEPLTSWGALISQGAGTVMYGTLWQLLFPLFFFVVTLFSFYFIGDGLRDALDPRDR, from the coding sequence ATGGTATTAAGGCCAGTAAGGGTCGAGGCTTCGGCCGATCCCATCGATGTCGATGACGCCAACTACGAAATTTCAACCAAGGGCCGGTCTTTGTGGGCCGATGCGGCGCGGCGTTTCTTCAAGCATGCCCCGTCCGTCGTCAGTCTGATCGTCCTGATATTGGTGGCGCTGTTCGCGTTCACCGGTCATTTCTTTGCCGCCTGGACCAATGCTGAAATCGATTGGTCGGTGCTGGGCAATGTGCGGGTGGCCGGCGCGCCCTCACTGGAGTCGGGGCATTATTTCGGAACCGACGATCTGGGACGCGATCTCTTTTCCCGGGTTGTCCAGGGCAGCCAGATCTCGCTGATGGTCGGGTTCGTGGGCGCTGGGATCGCTGTGATCGTGGGAACGTTTTACGGCGCGGTTGCCGGGTATTTCGGCGGCCGGATCGACTCTATCATGATGCGGATCGTCGATATCCTGCTCTCGATCCCCTACATGTTCGTCCTAATCCTGCTGCTCGTGGTATTCGGACGCTCGATCACCATGCTCTATGTGGGCATCGGGCTGCTGTCGTGGCTGGATATGTCGCGTATCGTGCGCGGGCAGACGCTCTCGCTCAAGGAAAAGGAATTCGTTGAAGCGGCGCGGGCCGGCGGGGCCGGGCACTTCACGATCATCTTCAGGCACATCGTGCCCAATCTGATGGGTATCGTGGTTGTCTATGCGACGCTTCTGGTGCCCCAGATGATCCTGACAGAGAGCTTTATTTCCTTCCTCGGCCTGGGTGTCCAGGAGCCCTTAACCTCCTGGGGGGCGCTGATCTCCCAGGGTGCGGGCACCGTGATGTACGGAACGCTGTGGCAATTGTTGTTCCCGCTGTTCTTCTTCGTCGTCACCCTGTTCAGCTTCTACTTCATCGGCGACGGTCTGCGCGACGCGCTCGACCCGCGTGACCGGTGA
- a CDS encoding ABC transporter ATP-binding protein yields the protein MLEVTDLSVSFKTPDGTVRAVNKMNFSIGPGQTLAIVGESGSGKSQTVMAAMGLLAGNGEVEGSVKLDGQELIGMKPGDLNKIRGRDMAMIFQDPMTSLNPYLSIADQMTEVLMFHQRMKRSEAMAKSEEMLKTVHLPDPRRILRRYPHELSGGQRQRVMIAMALLCDPKVLIADEPTTALDVTVQAQMLKLFEELTDKFNTALIIITHDLGVVAGLADEMMVMYAGRVVEQGPVEDLFYDPRHPYTFGLLHSTPHLKEGKDRLAPIKGLPPNLTNLPPGCAFNPRCPFRFDRCIKERPQLIVREHERLSACFYEGEMTEADMEKELAVK from the coding sequence ATGCTTGAAGTCACCGATCTTTCGGTGTCGTTCAAAACGCCCGACGGGACCGTGCGTGCCGTCAACAAGATGAACTTTTCCATCGGGCCGGGCCAGACACTGGCCATTGTTGGGGAATCTGGGTCGGGTAAGAGCCAGACGGTGATGGCCGCAATGGGTCTGCTTGCCGGGAATGGCGAGGTCGAGGGGTCGGTCAAGCTCGACGGCCAGGAATTGATCGGCATGAAACCGGGCGATCTCAACAAGATCCGTGGCCGGGATATGGCGATGATCTTCCAGGACCCCATGACCTCGCTCAATCCCTATCTGTCCATCGCGGACCAGATGACCGAAGTGCTCATGTTCCACCAGCGCATGAAGCGGTCCGAGGCGATGGCAAAGTCCGAAGAGATGCTCAAGACGGTGCATCTGCCCGATCCGAGACGCATCCTGCGGCGCTACCCGCACGAGCTTTCAGGCGGGCAGCGCCAGCGGGTGATGATCGCCATGGCGCTGCTATGCGATCCCAAGGTGCTGATCGCGGATGAACCGACCACGGCGCTGGACGTCACCGTGCAGGCACAGATGCTCAAGCTGTTCGAGGAGTTGACCGACAAGTTCAACACCGCGCTGATCATCATCACCCACGATCTGGGCGTGGTGGCGGGCTTGGCTGACGAAATGATGGTGATGTATGCCGGTCGTGTCGTTGAACAGGGGCCCGTCGAGGATCTGTTCTACGATCCGCGTCACCCTTACACGTTCGGGTTGCTCCATTCGACGCCCCACCTCAAAGAGGGCAAAGACCGGCTGGCACCCATCAAGGGGCTGCCGCCCAACCTCACCAACCTTCCGCCCGGCTGCGCGTTCAACCCGCGGTGCCCGTTCCGGTTCGACCGGTGCATCAAGGAGCGCCCGCAATTGATCGTAAGAGAGCATGAAAGGCTCAGCGCCTGCTTTTACGAGGGCGAAATGACCGAAGCGGACATGGAAAAGGAATTGGCGGTCAAATGA
- a CDS encoding ABC transporter ATP-binding protein — MNDQTPILLNVEHLTKRFAIANGLFNKPLMLTAVDDVSFDVKRGETVGIVGESGCGKSTLGRCILQLIQPDDGKVVWLGKDLTEFSKDQMRKARTDLQIIFQDPLASLNPRMTVGEIIADPLRTLKPEMNSEQRRKRVREVMDAVGLLPEMSNRYPHEFSGGQAQRIGIARALVTGPKLILCDEPVSALDVSIQAQILNLLADLKEEFGLTLIFISHDLSVVRHVSDRILVLYLGRIAELADSETLYTAPRHPYSRALLTAVPIADPKRAREHKIEGLEGEIPSPINPPSGCYFRTRCPYAVDRCAQVVPPLETADNGSEVSCIRWEEILADPVGTRTRAQS, encoded by the coding sequence ATGAACGATCAAACGCCAATATTGCTCAACGTCGAACACCTCACCAAGCGGTTCGCGATCGCCAACGGGCTCTTCAACAAGCCCTTGATGCTGACGGCGGTCGACGATGTCAGCTTTGACGTCAAGCGCGGCGAAACGGTGGGCATCGTGGGCGAGTCCGGATGTGGGAAATCCACTCTGGGCCGCTGCATCCTGCAACTTATCCAGCCCGATGACGGCAAGGTCGTCTGGCTGGGCAAGGACCTGACCGAATTTTCCAAGGACCAGATGCGCAAGGCGCGCACCGATCTCCAGATCATCTTTCAGGACCCGCTGGCCTCGCTCAATCCGCGCATGACGGTGGGCGAGATCATCGCCGATCCGCTTCGGACGCTCAAACCGGAGATGAACAGCGAGCAGCGCCGCAAGCGGGTGCGTGAGGTTATGGATGCCGTGGGGCTGCTGCCCGAGATGAGCAACCGTTATCCGCATGAGTTCTCGGGCGGGCAGGCGCAGCGCATCGGTATTGCCCGGGCGCTGGTGACCGGGCCCAAGCTGATCTTGTGCGACGAACCGGTTTCGGCACTCGACGTTTCCATCCAGGCCCAGATTCTCAATCTTCTGGCCGACCTCAAGGAAGAATTCGGGCTGACGCTGATCTTTATCAGCCATGATCTTTCCGTGGTGCGACATGTGTCGGACCGCATTCTGGTGCTCTATCTGGGACGCATTGCCGAACTGGCCGACAGTGAGACGCTCTATACCGCTCCGCGTCATCCCTATAGTCGAGCGTTGCTGACCGCTGTTCCCATCGCGGACCCCAAGCGGGCGCGTGAGCACAAGATCGAAGGGCTGGAAGGCGAAATTCCTTCCCCCATCAACCCGCCTTCGGGCTGCTATTTCCGGACGCGGTGTCCTTATGCCGTGGATCGGTGTGCGCAGGTTGTGCCGCCGCTCGAGACTGCCGATAATGGCTCGGAGGTATCGTGCATCCGCTGGGAGGAAATCCTGGCCGATCCGGTGGGGACGCGGACCCGGGCGCAGAGCTAG
- a CDS encoding IS630 family transposase (programmed frameshift), which translates to MTAPLSNDLRERVVGAIETGESCRSVAARFGVAVSSAVKWHQRYRATGSVEPGKMGGHRKRILDPHRSFIVERIDQRPHLTLHGLKEELAARGVKVSHDTVWKFLRREGLRFKKTLFALEHARADIARRRRRWRSFQADLDPRRLVFIDETWIKTNMAPLRGWGQKGKRLRGFAPHGHWRTLTFLAALRCDRLTAPCVFDGPINGQCFRAYVEQQLVPVLEPGDIVVMDNLGSHKAAAIRQAIKAAGARLWFLPPYSPDLNPIEQAFAKIKHWMRQAQMRTLEDTWRHVGHLISNISQDECANYLENAGYASVKN; encoded by the exons ATGACAGCACCTCTATCCAATGATCTTCGCGAGCGTGTCGTTGGTGCGATCGAGACCGGTGAGAGCTGCCGGTCTGTCGCGGCCCGCTTTGGTGTTGCCGTTTCCTCGGCGGTGAAGTGGCATCAGCGCTACCGGGCTACGGGCTCGGTGGAGCCCGGCAAGATGGGTGGGCACCGCAAGCGCATTCTCGACCCTCACCGATCATTCATCGTTGAGCGCATTGACCAGAGACCGCATCTGACGCTGCACGGACTGAAGGAGGAGCTGGCGGCGCGCGGGGTGAAGGTGTCGCACGATACGGTGTGGAAATTCCTGCGCCGTGAGGGGCTTCGTTTC AAAAAAACACTGTTCGCCCTTGAGCATGCTCGTGCCGACATAGCCCGGCGGCGACGGCGCTGGCGGTCTTTTCAGGCGGATCTCGATCCCCGGCGGCTGGTGTTCATTGATGAGACATGGATCAAGACCAACATGGCGCCGCTGCGTGGCTGGGGGCAGAAGGGCAAACGCCTGCGTGGTTTTGCCCCGCATGGTCACTGGCGCACGCTCACCTTCTTGGCCGCATTGCGCTGCGACCGGCTGACGGCGCCTTGCGTGTTCGACGGGCCGATCAATGGTCAGTGCTTCCGCGCCTATGTCGAGCAGCAACTCGTGCCGGTGCTGGAACCTGGCGATATCGTCGTCATGGACAATCTCGGCAGCCACAAGGCCGCAGCCATTCGCCAAGCCATCAAGGCCGCCGGTGCCAGGCTCTGGTTCCTGCCGCCCTATTCGCCCGACCTCAACCCGATCGAGCAGGCCTTCGCCAAGATCAAGCATTGGATGCGCCAAGCCCAAATGCGCACCCTTGAGGATACATGGCGTCACGTCGGCCACCTCATCTCAAACATCAGCCAAGACGAATGCGCAAATTATCTCGAAAATGCAGGATACGCTTCTGTTAAAAACTGA
- a CDS encoding response regulator, which produces MNTTLPSRLSILITTANGELSSTLAAMLRRLGLTNTRIARDSAEAFRFFSQSPYDAMIIDNAIGPEDGIAVTRRVRLNAAAPNRAMAIVMVSGDMPPEQVQEARDAGIDEFVHLPVTAQILAARLESAIAAPRPFVVAPDYAGPDRRRQEEPIDGEDRRAPINRTPKTP; this is translated from the coding sequence ATGAACACCACGCTCCCCTCACGCCTTTCCATATTGATTACCACCGCCAATGGAGAGCTCTCGAGCACGCTTGCCGCCATGTTGCGACGGCTGGGGCTGACCAACACCCGCATCGCCCGCGACAGCGCCGAGGCGTTCCGCTTTTTCAGCCAATCGCCCTATGACGCCATGATTATCGACAATGCGATCGGCCCCGAGGATGGAATAGCGGTGACCCGCCGTGTTCGGCTCAACGCCGCCGCCCCCAATCGCGCCATGGCCATTGTGATGGTTTCGGGTGATATGCCGCCCGAGCAGGTCCAGGAAGCGCGCGATGCCGGAATCGACGAGTTCGTGCATCTGCCCGTCACCGCCCAGATTCTCGCCGCACGGCTCGAATCCGCCATCGCCGCCCCGCGGCCCTTCGTGGTCGCGCCCGACTATGCGGGCCCCGACCGCCGGCGGCAGGAAGAACCCATCGACGGCGAGGATCGGCGTGCTCCAATAAACCGGACACCCAAGACACCCTGA
- the ykgO gene encoding type B 50S ribosomal protein L36, with protein MKIRNSLKALMTRHRDNKLVRRRGRVYIINKVNKRMKARQG; from the coding sequence ATGAAAATCCGCAATTCGCTCAAGGCGCTCATGACCCGTCACCGGGACAACAAGCTGGTTCGCCGTCGTGGCCGCGTCTATATCATCAACAAGGTCAACAAGCGCATGAAGGCCCGCCAGGGCTGA
- the pyk gene encoding pyruvate kinase codes for MKRSRRVKIVATLGPASDDPKVIEELVRAGADVFRINMSHASHDVMRDTVAKIRAVERTVRYPIGILVDLQGPKLRIGTFAEGSVMLAKGETFTLDTSDAPGDKTRIHLPHPEIFSSVKTGDRLLLDDGKIELRISAISPEAINTTVVYGGKLSDKKGVSLPDTILSVGVLTDKDRADLQAALGEEIDWIALSFVQRPEDMIEVRKLVQGRAGVLAKIEKPQAIDRLEEIIRLSDAIMVARGDLGVEMPLETVPGTQKRITRMCRRLGKPVVVATQMLESMITAPVPTRAEVSDVSIAVFEGADAVMLSAESASGSYPVQAVTTMNNIAEAVEQDPLYPGIIRSQATEPEATAADAISAATRQVAETLDLAAIVTYTSSGSTGIRASRERPSKPIIALSPKLTTVRRLSIVWGLHCVQTEDAISLDDMVDRACSIAYVEGLARPGDRVAITAGVPLGTPGATNMLRIAFVGQDGAGGS; via the coding sequence ATGAAAAGATCGCGCCGCGTAAAGATCGTCGCAACCCTGGGGCCGGCCTCCGATGACCCAAAAGTCATCGAGGAACTCGTCCGCGCCGGGGCCGACGTTTTCCGCATCAATATGAGCCACGCCAGCCATGACGTGATGCGCGACACAGTGGCCAAGATTCGCGCCGTCGAGCGCACGGTTCGCTACCCCATCGGCATTCTTGTCGATCTCCAGGGCCCCAAGCTGCGTATCGGCACCTTTGCCGAAGGCTCGGTCATGCTCGCCAAGGGAGAGACGTTCACACTCGACACTTCCGATGCGCCCGGCGACAAGACGCGTATTCATTTGCCCCATCCCGAGATCTTTTCCTCGGTCAAGACCGGCGACCGGTTGCTGCTCGATGACGGCAAGATCGAATTGCGCATCTCGGCCATCTCACCCGAAGCGATCAACACCACAGTGGTTTACGGCGGCAAGCTTTCGGACAAGAAGGGCGTCTCGCTGCCCGATACGATCCTTTCGGTGGGCGTGTTGACCGATAAGGACCGCGCCGATCTTCAGGCCGCGCTCGGCGAGGAAATCGACTGGATCGCCCTCTCCTTCGTCCAGCGCCCCGAGGACATGATCGAAGTGCGCAAGCTTGTTCAGGGCCGCGCCGGCGTTCTTGCCAAGATCGAAAAGCCCCAGGCCATCGACCGGCTCGAAGAAATCATCCGTCTGTCCGACGCCATCATGGTGGCCCGAGGCGATCTGGGCGTGGAAATGCCGCTGGAAACCGTGCCCGGCACCCAAAAGCGCATCACCCGCATGTGCCGGCGCCTGGGCAAGCCGGTGGTCGTTGCCACCCAGATGCTCGAATCCATGATCACCGCACCGGTGCCGACCCGCGCCGAGGTCTCGGACGTCTCCATCGCCGTCTTTGAAGGCGCCGACGCGGTCATGCTCTCGGCCGAAAGCGCATCAGGCTCCTACCCCGTTCAGGCCGTCACGACGATGAACAATATCGCCGAGGCTGTCGAGCAGGACCCGCTCTATCCGGGCATCATCCGCTCTCAGGCCACCGAGCCGGAAGCCACGGCCGCTGACGCCATTTCTGCTGCCACCCGGCAGGTGGCCGAAACGCTCGATCTGGCGGCCATCGTCACCTACACCTCCTCGGGTTCCACCGGCATCCGTGCCAGCCGCGAACGGCCTTCCAAGCCCATCATCGCGCTCTCGCCAAAGCTCACCACGGTGCGCCGTCTCTCGATCGTCTGGGGCCTGCACTGCGTCCAGACCGAAGACGCCATCTCACTCGACGACATGGTCGACCGCGCCTGCTCGATTGCCTATGTCGAAGGGCTGGCCCGCCCCGGCGACCGCGTGGCGATCACCGCCGGCGTGCCGCTGGGCACCCCTGGCGCGACCAATATGCTGCGCATCGCCTTTGTCGGCCAGGACGGCGCCGGCGGCTCCTGA
- a CDS encoding DUF1036 domain-containing protein, which translates to MFRTLLIAAIVLLPASVALPRPALADLRVCNQTPSTISIAFGYRAESGWQSEGWWVAGADACAIVYQGDLTSRYYYLYAVDDLAGGAWDGSVFMCTQDSSFTIFGVEDCLARGYERTGFFEIDTQGRTDWTMQLTENNSNSLDLQ; encoded by the coding sequence ATGTTCCGCACCCTCCTGATCGCCGCCATTGTTTTGCTACCGGCATCGGTCGCCCTCCCGCGACCCGCCCTTGCCGATCTGCGCGTGTGCAACCAGACCCCAAGCACCATTTCCATTGCCTTCGGCTATCGTGCCGAATCGGGCTGGCAGTCCGAAGGCTGGTGGGTGGCGGGCGCTGACGCCTGCGCCATCGTCTATCAGGGCGATCTGACGTCACGATATTATTATCTCTATGCCGTAGACGATCTCGCCGGCGGCGCCTGGGATGGCTCGGTCTTCATGTGCACCCAGGATTCGAGCTTCACCATTTTCGGTGTCGAGGACTGTCTGGCCCGTGGCTATGAGCGCACGGGCTTTTTTGAAATCGACACCCAGGGCCGCACCGATTGGACCATGCAATTGACCGAAAACAATTCAAACAGTCTGGATCTGCAATGA
- a CDS encoding DUF2312 domain-containing protein, giving the protein MADHGIARDQLRAFIERIERLEEEKKAIADDIKEVYAEAKGSGFDTKVMRQIVRIRKQDRNERAEQEAILDLYLHALGMADAGTQAEYDEAAE; this is encoded by the coding sequence ATGGCTGACCACGGCATTGCGCGCGACCAGTTGCGCGCCTTCATCGAACGGATCGAGCGGCTGGAAGAAGAAAAGAAGGCCATCGCCGACGATATCAAGGAAGTCTATGCCGAGGCCAAGGGGTCGGGCTTTGACACCAAGGTGATGCGGCAGATCGTGCGCATCCGCAAGCAGGACCGCAATGAGCGTGCCGAACAGGAAGCGATCCTCGATCTCTATCTGCACGCTCTGGGCATGGCCGATGCGGGCACGCAAGCCGAGTATGACGAAGCGGCCGAATAG